A genomic window from Gammaproteobacteria bacterium includes:
- a CDS encoding DUF3025 domain-containing protein produces MVQQGWLPYFQGLSPAYQMFSWFPQQLFSGAWPTIDDYNTLFASRHEEFAIRFVPQGAKALRFIEGYEPRIFLSGEIQTRSNNWHDFFNMLIWCNFPTLKSQLNKLQYSELLKRETKDARRSALENFLTLFDENGVVILSSEDSLLSRIRTMQWKDFFWNQRRLLSQKLRCYVFGHSLHEKLLNPYIGMVGHALLLKVADSFFDNSLEQQFKVIEQNLCALDFELITSKALYPIPVLGFPGWCVESNDPSFYDNKDYFRPQRLTNTMGN; encoded by the coding sequence ATGGTGCAGCAAGGGTGGTTGCCGTATTTTCAAGGACTTTCGCCTGCCTACCAGATGTTCTCCTGGTTCCCGCAGCAATTATTTTCAGGTGCCTGGCCGACGATTGATGACTACAATACGCTCTTTGCCTCGCGCCATGAAGAATTCGCTATTCGGTTTGTGCCGCAAGGGGCTAAGGCTCTGCGTTTTATAGAGGGCTATGAGCCACGTATTTTTCTGTCAGGTGAAATACAAACGAGGTCTAATAATTGGCATGATTTTTTCAATATGCTTATCTGGTGCAACTTTCCCACTTTAAAATCGCAGTTGAATAAACTTCAATATAGCGAGCTGCTCAAGCGAGAGACAAAGGATGCACGACGCTCTGCCCTTGAAAATTTTCTTACCTTATTCGATGAAAATGGAGTGGTTATACTGTCGTCCGAGGACAGTCTGCTTTCAAGAATTCGAACAATGCAATGGAAAGACTTTTTTTGGAACCAACGTCGTTTATTATCTCAAAAATTGCGTTGTTACGTGTTTGGACATTCTCTGCACGAGAAATTGCTGAACCCTTATATTGGAATGGTGGGACATGCTTTGTTGTTGAAAGTGGCAGATTCTTTTTTTGATAATAGTTTAGAACAACAATTTAAAGTAATTGAACAAAATCTCTGCGCACTAGATTTTGAACTTATTACTTCAAAAGCGCTTTATCCAATTCCTGTGCTTGGGTTTCCAGGTTGGTGTGTAGAATCAAATGATCCTTCTTTTTACGACAATAAAGATTATTTTCGTCCCCAACGTTTAACTAACACGATGGGCAATTAA